The genome window TTGGACCCTCCTCGTCTACGGGCTCCGCGAACACGTCAACTCCTACCGCAACAACCTGCCCGTTTACGTGGATTTCTTCGACGCCAACGGAAATCTCGCTTGGAGAATCCGTCCCGGCGGCAGCAGCTCAGACAGCAGGCCGTTCGCGGGCGAGTACGCGGTCTGCACCTAGCGCGCTGCCTCGGCGGCCCTCCCTCGGAAACCACTCCGAGTGAGGATGCAAGAAGCGAGGCTGCGGGCGGTCAGACCTGGTTGAGGCCGCCGTCGACGAAGAGTTCGGTACCGGTGACGAAACTGCTTTGGTCGCCGGCGAGGAAGAGCGCCGCGTCGGCTGCCTCATCTGGGCGGCCCATGCGGCCCAGGGGAACCTGGCTCGCGAACAAGCCCCACAGCTTGGCCGCCTCATCCGGATTGGGGGCCAGACCAGCGCTGCCAGGTGTTGCGATGGGCCCGGGGACCAGCGTGTTGACACGGATCTTGCGATGCCTGAGCTCATTGGCCCAGGTTCGGGAAAAAGAACGGATGGCTGCCTTGGACGCGGCATAGACGCCGAACGCTTCGCCACCGGAACCCGCCGCGGTGGAGCCGGTGAGGATCACCGAGGCTCCGTCATTCAGCAGGGGAAGCGCCTTTTGGACGGTGAAGAGCATGCCCCTCGCGTTGGTGCCGAAGATGGTGTCGAAGTGCTCTTCGGTGACCTGCTCCAGGGTGGAGAACTCGCCACCGCCGGCGTTGGCGAAGAGCACATCCACCCGCCGCCCCTGGTCGGCGACGGCAGCGTAAAGCCGGTCGATATCGGCGAGATCGGACACATCGCCCCGGACTCCCGTGGCGTTCGAACCGATCTCGGACAGTGCAGCATCAAGCGCCTCCTGCCGTCGCCCGGTAATGAACACATGCGCGCCCTCGGCTGCGAATCGCTTAGCGCTGGCCAATCCGATTCCACTGTTGCCGCCGGTGACGATGGCGGTCTTTCCGTCAAGTTGCCCCATGGCGGATCAATGCTCCAGTTCTGTGAGAT of Saccharopolyspora erythraea contains these proteins:
- a CDS encoding SDR family NAD(P)-dependent oxidoreductase; this encodes MGQLDGKTAIVTGGNSGIGLASAKRFAAEGAHVFITGRRQEALDAALSEIGSNATGVRGDVSDLADIDRLYAAVADQGRRVDVLFANAGGGEFSTLEQVTEEHFDTIFGTNARGMLFTVQKALPLLNDGASVILTGSTAAGSGGEAFGVYAASKAAIRSFSRTWANELRHRKIRVNTLVPGPIATPGSAGLAPNPDEAAKLWGLFASQVPLGRMGRPDEAADAALFLAGDQSSFVTGTELFVDGGLNQV